From one Streptomyces sp. ICC1 genomic stretch:
- a CDS encoding maleate cis-trans isomerase → MTAPTEGWRPDGWDVRARLGVLTPHADVGPESELRAMAPAGIGLHTARVPFGAMRQGGTMDPTIPLAPVRDFAAPPHVDEAAAQLAAAPLAAIAYAFTSSAYVIGARGEAAMIARLSARANGLPVVATCAATVDALHAADATRLCLVDPPWFDPALNDLGRAYYEAAGFDVRFSAPCALPSGQSLIRPGDLHDWAAGHVPDDAEAVVIGGNGLRAVGVIEALETTSGRPVFTANQVLLWSAMNAAGTHTDDVTGYGRLFALSPR, encoded by the coding sequence GTGACCGCGCCCACCGAGGGCTGGCGCCCCGACGGATGGGACGTGCGGGCCCGGCTCGGCGTGCTGACACCGCACGCGGACGTGGGCCCGGAATCCGAGCTGCGCGCGATGGCACCGGCCGGCATCGGCCTGCACACCGCGCGCGTGCCGTTCGGCGCGATGCGGCAGGGCGGCACCATGGATCCGACGATCCCCCTGGCCCCCGTCCGGGACTTCGCCGCGCCGCCCCATGTCGACGAGGCCGCCGCGCAGTTGGCCGCGGCGCCCCTCGCGGCGATCGCGTACGCGTTCACCAGCTCGGCGTACGTCATCGGCGCGCGGGGCGAGGCGGCGATGATCGCCCGCTTGAGCGCCCGGGCGAACGGCCTCCCGGTGGTGGCCACTTGCGCCGCGACCGTCGACGCCCTGCACGCGGCGGACGCCACCCGCCTCTGCCTCGTCGACCCGCCCTGGTTCGACCCGGCCCTGAACGACCTGGGCCGGGCCTACTACGAGGCGGCGGGCTTCGACGTCCGGTTCTCCGCCCCCTGCGCCCTGCCCAGCGGCCAGTCCCTGATCCGGCCGGGCGACCTGCACGACTGGGCCGCCGGCCATGTCCCCGACGACGCCGAAGCCGTGGTCATCGGCGGCAACGGCCTGCGGGCGGTCGGCGTGATCGAGGCCCTGGAGACGACCTCGGGCCGGCCGGTGTTCACCGCTAACCAGGTGCTGCTGTGGTCGGCCATGAACGCGGCCGGCACGCACACGGACGACGTCACGGGCTACGGGCGGCTCTTCGCCCTGTCCCCGCGCTGA
- a CDS encoding MarR family transcriptional regulator has protein sequence MTTSSEQAIAERQLCGLVNGLAQRIAEHVRERAATLGLTASQATALREMSGPMTMRELAERMSCEPSNTTFVVDKLEKQSLIERHPHPTDRRAKHLVLTADGEALRARLLGLLAMDSPLSGLEPQEQRVLRGLLERAVTSR, from the coding sequence ATGACGACGTCTTCCGAGCAGGCCATCGCCGAGCGGCAGCTGTGCGGTCTGGTGAACGGACTGGCCCAGCGGATCGCCGAGCACGTGCGGGAGCGTGCGGCCACCCTCGGGCTCACCGCGTCCCAGGCGACCGCGCTGCGGGAGATGAGCGGACCGATGACCATGCGGGAGCTCGCCGAACGCATGAGCTGCGAGCCCTCCAACACCACGTTCGTCGTCGACAAGCTGGAGAAGCAGAGCCTCATCGAGCGCCACCCGCACCCCACCGACCGGCGCGCCAAGCACCTCGTCCTGACCGCTGACGGCGAGGCGCTGCGGGCCCGTCTCCTCGGACTCCTCGCGATGGACTCCCCGCTGTCCGGCCTTGAGCCGCAGGAGCAGCGCGTCCTGCGCGGCCTGCTCGAGCGGGCCGTCACCTCCCGCTGA
- a CDS encoding MBL fold metallo-hydrolase, with translation MADVTVAQDVRLRRPAGIRSIRLGDTKVSYVPDGDVRLRPLRLLPDTTAEVWAAHPEYLDAAGLLVGSVGALLVEHGDRALLIDAGFGPRTHASADGPIDTIHGGALTDGLAELGRQPADIEAVAFTHLHADHLGWACHPAPGGDRPVFAHADYLVSEPEWDRRDLLEAQGMTEQVAALAPRVRTITDGQEVFPGVSVRITPGHTVGHAEYVITGGGRRLIAFGDALHSPIQIDHPAWSSAFDHDLAKTAEHRRRLVAELAEPGTIGFGVHLADVVFGHVRHDGDAPAWHPLDA, from the coding sequence ATGGCTGACGTGACGGTGGCTCAGGACGTACGACTGCGCCGGCCGGCGGGAATCCGCTCGATCCGGCTGGGGGACACGAAGGTGTCGTACGTACCGGACGGCGATGTGCGGTTGCGGCCGCTGCGCCTGCTCCCGGACACCACCGCCGAGGTGTGGGCCGCGCACCCCGAGTACCTGGACGCCGCGGGGCTCCTCGTGGGAAGCGTCGGCGCCCTGCTGGTGGAGCACGGCGACCGCGCGCTGCTGATCGACGCGGGCTTCGGCCCCCGGACCCACGCGTCCGCGGACGGCCCCATCGACACGATCCACGGCGGGGCGCTCACGGACGGCCTGGCCGAACTCGGCCGCCAACCCGCGGACATCGAGGCGGTGGCCTTCACCCACCTCCACGCCGACCACCTCGGCTGGGCCTGCCACCCGGCCCCCGGTGGTGACCGGCCGGTGTTCGCCCACGCCGACTACCTGGTCTCGGAGCCGGAGTGGGACCGGCGCGACCTCCTGGAGGCCCAGGGCATGACCGAGCAGGTCGCGGCCCTCGCGCCCCGCGTGCGAACGATCACCGACGGGCAGGAGGTCTTCCCCGGAGTCAGCGTGCGGATCACCCCGGGCCACACCGTCGGGCACGCCGAGTACGTCATCACCGGCGGCGGACGGCGCCTGATCGCCTTCGGCGACGCCCTGCACTCGCCGATCCAGATCGACCACCCCGCATGGTCCTCGGCCTTCGACCACGACCTCGCGAAGACCGCCGAACACCGCCGCCGCCTCGTCGCCGAACTGGCGGAGCCCGGCACGATCGGCTTCGGCGTCCACCTCGCCGACGTGGTCTTCGGACACGTCCGCCACGACGGCGACGCCCCGGCGTGGCACCCCCTGGACGCCTGA
- a CDS encoding helix-turn-helix transcriptional regulator, with the protein MDEPAEIGRRVQRMRTELGLTQRKLAEPSYTPAYISTLESGKVRPSEAALRFIAGRLGTSYEELATGRPARLATELRLALTDAQQLLAAGAADEAAARYRGLLARAEHADLADVCAEALLGLGDCALESGELPDAIRHFEAAERLLADEPLPRRARPIRGRAVAHLLAGELRYACYLLESTIDELGTSGLADPEALVLLYAAVIGPYIDMGAHARAAHAAEVALSLAPQVSDPALVAGMHRQVARTFLTEGRVADADASLAKAQAIYGQLRLRTDLAHCHWMRGYVQAQNGELGSAERELRTAREMLSAGRAALYTAQVEVELADVLRRLGRYEEAAELLSALLELGDSHGAVHAGGAHRLLGLMAEERGESESAEEHYVQALALLERSGATGDLADLCRLLGDLLRRGGRTEAALDAYRTGLGHRAAPGTTTLGPAPASPAFPPRPAPR; encoded by the coding sequence ATGGACGAACCGGCCGAGATCGGCCGCAGGGTTCAGCGCATGCGCACCGAACTCGGGCTGACACAGCGGAAATTGGCGGAACCCTCGTACACGCCGGCCTACATCTCGACGCTGGAGTCGGGCAAGGTGCGTCCCTCCGAGGCGGCGCTGCGCTTCATCGCCGGGCGGCTCGGCACCTCCTACGAGGAGCTGGCCACCGGCCGCCCCGCCCGCCTGGCCACCGAGCTGCGGCTCGCCCTGACCGACGCCCAGCAGCTCCTCGCCGCCGGCGCCGCCGACGAGGCCGCCGCCCGCTACCGGGGCCTGCTCGCGCGAGCGGAGCACGCGGACCTCGCCGACGTGTGCGCCGAGGCCCTGCTCGGGCTCGGCGACTGCGCCCTGGAGTCCGGTGAACTGCCCGACGCGATCCGCCACTTCGAGGCCGCCGAGCGGCTCCTGGCCGATGAGCCGCTCCCCCGCCGCGCCCGTCCGATCCGCGGCCGCGCCGTCGCACACCTGCTCGCCGGGGAGTTGCGGTACGCCTGCTACCTGCTCGAATCGACCATCGACGAGCTGGGGACGAGCGGGCTGGCCGACCCCGAGGCGCTGGTGCTGCTCTACGCCGCGGTGATCGGGCCGTACATCGACATGGGCGCCCACGCCCGGGCCGCCCACGCGGCCGAGGTCGCCCTGTCGCTGGCCCCGCAGGTCAGCGACCCGGCTCTGGTCGCGGGCATGCACCGACAGGTCGCGCGGACGTTCCTCACCGAGGGGCGCGTGGCCGACGCCGACGCCTCACTCGCCAAGGCTCAGGCGATCTACGGGCAGCTGCGGTTGCGGACCGATTTGGCGCACTGCCACTGGATGCGCGGCTACGTACAGGCCCAGAACGGGGAACTCGGCTCCGCCGAGCGGGAGTTGCGTACGGCCCGGGAGATGCTCTCGGCCGGTCGCGCGGCCCTGTACACCGCGCAGGTCGAAGTCGAACTGGCCGACGTACTGCGCCGGCTCGGGCGGTACGAGGAGGCCGCCGAGCTGCTCTCGGCGCTGCTGGAGCTCGGGGACAGCCACGGCGCGGTGCACGCGGGCGGCGCGCACCGGCTCCTCGGCCTGATGGCCGAGGAGCGCGGCGAGAGCGAGTCGGCCGAGGAGCACTACGTGCAGGCCCTGGCGCTGCTGGAGCGCAGTGGGGCGACGGGCGATCTGGCCGACCTGTGCCGGCTGCTGGGCGACCTGCTGCGGCGGGGCGGCCGGACCGAGGCGGCCCTGGACGCCTACCGCACGGGCCTGGGCCACCGGGCGGCCCCCGGCACCACCACCCTGGGCCCGGCACCGGCGTCGCCGGCGTTCCCGCCCCGCCCGGCACCGCGGTAG
- a CDS encoding DUF6545 domain-containing protein — MHEGVNYYVPATALGVAVLAKFPALVRGWRNPLVRTVNSLLILTCAAFLFSAPPTIRFVNQLTGVSNFSAPLVYCIVSAYSCACVVLMEHWRADSRRQARARTRVRGWIAGFALVIAAVVVCFCLGEAPDERLVDFELYYATTPFIWEMLVIYIFANAVAALAGSVACWSWSLAIRRSTARDGVAAGGRSLRVGLVLLAVSFLVNGIFSLTKLVMIAACWTGREWYALERWMSIVISLNGMVAACGLLLPVVGPWLGAHAVHPLRDFAALRHLRRTVRPSPCTARQPVLLTAPWFSSPEQHLMHRMTDLHDWMLELRAYCSDDVREGAYHGARQGGTPEPEAVAIAFAAMFTAAADRRRSGSPTAPEQGVRASRALRSAETEYRDLMIRVSRALPSLAGAER; from the coding sequence GTGCACGAGGGCGTCAACTACTACGTGCCGGCCACCGCCCTGGGCGTCGCCGTACTGGCGAAGTTCCCGGCACTCGTGCGGGGTTGGCGCAACCCACTGGTCCGCACGGTGAACTCGCTGCTCATCCTGACCTGCGCCGCCTTCCTCTTCTCGGCTCCGCCGACCATCAGGTTCGTCAACCAGCTGACCGGTGTCAGCAACTTCTCGGCTCCGCTGGTCTACTGCATCGTGTCCGCCTACTCGTGCGCCTGCGTGGTGCTCATGGAGCACTGGCGGGCGGATTCGCGGCGCCAGGCGCGGGCCCGGACGCGCGTGCGCGGCTGGATAGCCGGTTTCGCCCTGGTGATCGCGGCCGTGGTCGTCTGCTTCTGCCTGGGTGAGGCACCGGACGAGCGACTGGTCGACTTCGAGCTCTACTACGCGACCACCCCCTTCATCTGGGAAATGCTCGTCATCTACATCTTCGCCAACGCGGTCGCCGCGCTGGCGGGTTCGGTGGCGTGCTGGAGCTGGTCGCTCGCCATCCGCAGGAGCACGGCGCGCGACGGAGTCGCGGCGGGCGGCAGGTCGCTGCGCGTGGGACTGGTCCTCCTCGCGGTCAGCTTCCTGGTGAACGGCATCTTCAGCCTGACCAAACTGGTCATGATCGCCGCGTGCTGGACCGGGCGGGAGTGGTACGCCCTCGAGCGCTGGATGTCGATCGTCATCTCCCTCAACGGCATGGTGGCCGCGTGCGGCCTGCTGCTGCCCGTGGTCGGCCCCTGGCTGGGGGCGCACGCGGTGCACCCCTTGCGGGACTTCGCCGCGCTGCGGCACCTGCGGCGCACCGTCCGCCCCTCCCCGTGCACCGCCCGGCAGCCCGTCCTGCTCACCGCGCCCTGGTTCTCCAGCCCCGAGCAGCACCTGATGCACCGGATGACCGACCTCCACGACTGGATGCTCGAACTGCGCGCCTACTGCTCGGACGACGTGCGCGAAGGCGCCTACCACGGGGCGCGGCAGGGCGGGACGCCCGAGCCGGAAGCCGTGGCGATCGCCTTCGCCGCCATGTTCACGGCGGCGGCCGACCGCCGCAGGAGCGGGTCGCCCACCGCACCCGAACAGGGCGTACGGGCTTCCCGGGCCCTGCGTTCCGCCGAGACCGAGTACCGCGACCTCATGATCCGCGTGTCCAGGGCCCTGCCCTCGCTGGCCGGCGCGGAGAGGTGA
- a CDS encoding M64 family metallopeptidase: protein MRHTRRPAVRSVLRAAVAAACATTALLVAGPVRAAEAPAAPRVEAGAGVEVEVEIPGPEVGGNAGSGHTRVPAGGTAKTGARLSESERAADGDVAKLVDNGPTADRLDVVVIGDGYTAAELGKFHADAQAKWAEVTAVEPYTTYRNLFNVWTVDAVSRESGVSGDPDREAVRDTALGSYFWCEDIERLLCVDQPKVDTYVAKAPEADLVIVLANSAKYGGAGYNEPSATLGYEGISTASADNAKSGQVAIHETGHSLGKLADEYFYPGVPDYEKYTGPEPAESNISTLSADRLARQRAKWYRWLGEPSPDGGTVGAYEGGGYFLTGLQRPTDNSLMRVLGKPFNLPGVESMIGGFYRHARIVTPLTPTDRALRWRHTAKVTVPRLTGADGRQLVVRWYLDGREVRRLEGRTEVPIADLRLHDLRTHKLSVTAEDRTPSVRDPKTARTLRTTVDWNVRL from the coding sequence ATGCGTCACACCAGACGTCCAGCCGTCCGATCGGTCCTGCGCGCGGCCGTCGCGGCGGCCTGCGCGACCACCGCTCTACTGGTCGCGGGACCCGTCCGCGCGGCCGAGGCTCCGGCCGCGCCGCGGGTGGAAGCGGGGGCGGGGGTGGAAGTGGAGGTGGAGATCCCCGGGCCGGAGGTCGGCGGCAACGCCGGATCGGGCCACACCCGCGTACCCGCCGGCGGCACTGCCAAGACCGGCGCCCGGCTCTCCGAGTCCGAGCGGGCGGCCGACGGCGACGTCGCCAAGCTCGTCGACAACGGCCCCACCGCCGACCGCCTGGACGTCGTCGTCATCGGCGACGGCTACACGGCGGCCGAGCTCGGCAAGTTCCACGCCGACGCGCAGGCCAAATGGGCCGAGGTGACGGCCGTCGAGCCGTACACCACCTACCGGAACCTCTTCAACGTCTGGACGGTCGACGCCGTCTCCCGCGAATCGGGCGTTTCCGGCGACCCCGACCGGGAGGCCGTCCGCGACACCGCCCTCGGCTCGTACTTCTGGTGCGAGGACATCGAGCGGCTGCTGTGCGTGGACCAGCCCAAGGTGGACACCTACGTCGCGAAGGCACCCGAGGCCGACCTCGTCATCGTCCTGGCCAACAGCGCCAAGTACGGCGGCGCGGGCTACAACGAGCCCAGCGCCACCCTCGGCTACGAGGGCATATCCACCGCCTCGGCCGACAACGCCAAGTCCGGCCAGGTCGCCATCCACGAGACCGGCCACTCCCTGGGCAAGCTCGCCGACGAGTACTTCTACCCCGGGGTCCCCGACTACGAGAAGTACACCGGCCCCGAGCCCGCCGAGTCCAACATCTCCACCCTGTCCGCGGACCGGCTGGCCCGGCAGCGGGCCAAGTGGTACCGCTGGCTGGGCGAGCCCTCGCCCGACGGCGGCACGGTCGGCGCGTACGAGGGGGGCGGCTACTTCCTCACCGGGCTCCAGCGGCCCACCGACAACTCCCTCATGCGGGTCCTGGGCAAGCCCTTCAACCTCCCCGGCGTCGAGTCGATGATCGGCGGCTTCTACCGGCACGCGAGGATCGTCACCCCGCTCACCCCCACGGACCGCGCCCTGCGGTGGCGCCACACCGCGAAGGTGACCGTGCCCCGGCTGACCGGCGCGGACGGCCGACAGCTCGTGGTCCGCTGGTACCTCGACGGCCGGGAGGTGCGGCGCCTGGAAGGCCGGACCGAGGTCCCGATCGCCGACCTGCGGCTCCACGACCTCCGGACGCACAAGCTGTCGGTCACCGCCGAGGACCGCACCCCCTCGGTCCGCGACCCGAAGACCGCCCGCACGCTGCGCACCACCGTCGACTGGAACGTCCGCCTCTGA